The genomic window TAAAGAAAGATTTACAATCTAAAATTAAAATACTTCGGGAAACTCCCAATTTCAAAAAAGATACCACTTATATAAATTTATTGTTTGAGATGGGTAAACAATATCTCCAATATAATGTAGATAGTTTACTCATAGTTTCAAACGAATCCATTAAATTCAGTAAAGCTATTAAATACCCTAAAGGAGAAATACAAGGCTATTTAATTCAAGGTAATTACTATTCTGATATAGGTGAAAAAGACCAAGCAATTGCATTTTTTTTAAAGGCACTTTCACAAGCAAAAGCCATTAATAATTTAGACCTATTACTACAATCTAAAGTTAAATTGGCAACAGAGTATAAATACAAAGAAGATTATGCCCATGCATTAAAAGAATATCTAGATGGTATTGAAATTGCTAAAAAAAATAACAAGAACAAATGGTTATCCATTTGTTACATAAACATTTCTGTAATATATAATGTCCAAAAAGAAGAAAGCCAAGCAATCTTATTTTTAACGAAGGCCATGGAAATCAACAAAAAAGGTGATGATGATATATTAACAGCAAAAACCCTAGCTAATTTGGCTTCTTCCTATATTGAAATAGGAGATTTTAAAAGTGCTACTGATAATATTAATGAAGCTATATCCATTTTTGAAGATGCTAAATTAGATTTATGGTTAACCTATATTTACGAATTAAAAGCAGCAATTTATCTAAAACAAGAGAAATTTAACGATGCCCTAATATGGTTAAAAAAAAGTGAAGTAATTCATAACGGTATTGATCAAACAAGATTCAAAATACCTTTATACACATTTTTAGCCAAAGCTTATTTGGGCCTTAAAAATTATGATGTAGCCGAAGCCTATGGTATAGCAGCTCTGGAAATATCAAAAAAACTAAGTGCCGTAGAAGAACGCGATATAACATTAGAAGTTCTTTATAAAATCGAAAAAGATAATAAGCAACCTGAAAAAGCCCTTGCTTATTTAGAGGAATTAAAAGCGATTAGAGATACCATAAATAAAAACAATAATATACAAGAACTAAGAATACTAAAATCTAACCTAGAATCGGTACAAGAAAAAGAACAATATATCTTAAAGAATGAGAAAAAGGACGCAAAACAACTAAGCTATACTTATATTTCTGCGTTAATTATTTTGGCTTTTTCTATTATCATCATCATTCTTAAAAAGAACAATAAAACTCAAAATATTCTAAATAAAAAACTAATAGAAAATACCGAAGCATTAAAGAGAAATGAAGCTCGCTTAAATGATGCTAATAACACTAAAAACAAGCTTTTCTCTATTATTGCACACGATTTAAAAGGCCCTATTAATTCGTTTAAGAGTCTTTTCGATTTGTTTAATAAAAGTGAACTAACTACAACTGAGTTCATGGAATTTATGCCTCAAATAAGTGAAAATATAGATTCCATTGCTTTTACACTAAATAACTTATTAAGCTGGGGACAAACCCAAATGAATGGTTTAGTCACCAAACCGAATTATACAACCATTAAAACTTTAGTAGACGAAAGTATTAAGCTGCTATCTAAACAAGCGGAAGCAAAATCTATAACAACAACAAATAATATAGATCTTAAGGTGATTACTTGGTGTGATAAAAATCAAATCGATATTGTTATTCGTAATTTAATTAGCAATGCCGTTAAGTTTACCCGCAAACATGGAACGATAACCATTGATGCTTCAGAAAAATCTGGTTTTTGGGAAATAGTAGTTAAAGATAATGGTGTTGGCATGCGAGAAGACTATCAAATTAATCTTTTTAAAGAAGAAGAAACGGTTACATCTTATGGAACTAATAATGAAAAAGGAACTGGTTTGGGAATTAGAGTTTGTAAAGAAATGGTAAAAATTAATGGAGGAACCATTTGGGTAGAAAGTGTATTAAACCAAGGCTCTTCTTTTTATTTTACTATTCCTAAAACTAAAAAACTTTAATTTGAAATAAAAAGGTCCTTCATTTTAGACAGCCTTTTGTTTATTTAGAAATAGGCTACTTTTTACCTTATATTCTCATTTTCTTCATCAATTCACATAAAATAAAAGCATTGTTTTTTTTTGCAAAAAATACACTTAATCGATAAAAAATACACTTCATCGATGTGATTGTTGAAAAAACACCCAATAACCGGTAAGAAATTGTGTGTAAATAATTTTGAATCCTATATTGCAGTAGGTATGTCTTAATTTATAATATAACAAACTATTTAGCATTTCTCATGCAGTGTATTTTAAAAATACAACACCCCAAACTTTCCTATACTTTTATATGGATGGTTTTTATTTGCTTTTTCAATATATTTTCTGCTTTTGGACAAGAAGATGTAAAGAAAGATTTGCAACGTAAAATTAAAACATATCAAGCTACTTCAAATTTTAAACAAAACCCTATCTATATTAATTTATTGTATGATTTAGGCTTGCAATATGCCGAATACAATCTAGATAGTTTACTTATTGTTTCTAACGAATCTATAAAACTAAGTAAAACTATAAATTACTCTAAAGGAGAAATACAAGGGTATTTAATTGAAGGCCTATACTATTCTAATATAGGAAA from Algibacter sp. L1A34 includes these protein-coding regions:
- a CDS encoding ATP-binding protein, translating into MPHIFKTQSPKVPYAFLSIIFILLSYNFTAFAQEDIKKDLQSKIKILRETPNFKKDTTYINLLFEMGKQYLQYNVDSLLIVSNESIKFSKAIKYPKGEIQGYLIQGNYYSDIGEKDQAIAFFLKALSQAKAINNLDLLLQSKVKLATEYKYKEDYAHALKEYLDGIEIAKKNNKNKWLSICYINISVIYNVQKEESQAILFLTKAMEINKKGDDDILTAKTLANLASSYIEIGDFKSATDNINEAISIFEDAKLDLWLTYIYELKAAIYLKQEKFNDALIWLKKSEVIHNGIDQTRFKIPLYTFLAKAYLGLKNYDVAEAYGIAALEISKKLSAVEERDITLEVLYKIEKDNKQPEKALAYLEELKAIRDTINKNNNIQELRILKSNLESVQEKEQYILKNEKKDAKQLSYTYISALIILAFSIIIIILKKNNKTQNILNKKLIENTEALKRNEARLNDANNTKNKLFSIIAHDLKGPINSFKSLFDLFNKSELTTTEFMEFMPQISENIDSIAFTLNNLLSWGQTQMNGLVTKPNYTTIKTLVDESIKLLSKQAEAKSITTTNNIDLKVITWCDKNQIDIVIRNLISNAVKFTRKHGTITIDASEKSGFWEIVVKDNGVGMREDYQINLFKEEETVTSYGTNNEKGTGLGIRVCKEMVKINGGTIWVESVLNQGSSFYFTIPKTKKL